From Sediminibacterium sp. TEGAF015, a single genomic window includes:
- a CDS encoding sensor histidine kinase, translated as MRTKSKAVLYWWCQLGGWMLYGVTMVFFAFVFDSKINSIFYPKLLVIIISGLFFTHVLRELIKLFHLLPPELSRKWVQFTVVLLSILVLFNLTNSAIAEWLGLYNPKTKVSVEKRFLVNLVSDSPLILVWVSIYYLWHYIELGTKTEFQKIKLESLVKEMELKTIKSHINPHFIFNALNSIRALVDENPERARTAITELSNLLRSSMQAEKQETVPFERELNIVKDYLALEHIRFEDRLKVEYDIDEDTLDQPIPPMMLQTLVENAIKHGLSKAKEGGIIRIISDYRESHHELIVQNTGTISEIADTQGFGLKSTRSRLKLLFGDKARFTIEDKGDNWVEAKIIMPVQGVLA; from the coding sequence ATGAGAACAAAGAGCAAAGCAGTTTTATATTGGTGGTGCCAGCTGGGCGGCTGGATGCTCTATGGGGTAACCATGGTGTTCTTTGCATTTGTTTTTGATAGCAAAATCAATAGCATATTCTATCCTAAGCTATTGGTAATCATTATCTCCGGCCTTTTCTTTACCCATGTTTTAAGGGAACTCATCAAGCTTTTTCATTTATTACCTCCGGAACTATCCCGTAAATGGGTGCAGTTTACCGTGGTATTGTTGTCGATACTTGTCTTGTTCAATCTTACCAACTCTGCTATTGCAGAATGGTTGGGGTTATATAATCCCAAGACCAAGGTTTCGGTTGAAAAAAGATTCCTAGTAAACTTGGTGTCCGATTCGCCCCTCATTTTGGTATGGGTATCCATTTATTACTTGTGGCACTACATAGAACTGGGAACCAAAACAGAGTTTCAGAAAATTAAACTGGAAAGTTTGGTAAAGGAAATGGAACTGAAAACCATCAAAAGCCATATCAACCCACATTTTATTTTTAATGCACTCAATAGCATTCGCGCACTGGTAGATGAGAATCCGGAAAGAGCCAGAACTGCCATTACCGAATTAAGTAATTTATTGCGTAGTAGTATGCAGGCCGAAAAGCAAGAAACAGTTCCTTTTGAAAGAGAGTTGAACATTGTGAAGGATTATCTTGCCCTGGAACATATCCGTTTTGAGGACCGTTTGAAAGTTGAGTACGATATTGATGAAGACACCCTTGATCAACCCATACCTCCCATGATGTTGCAAACCCTGGTAGAGAATGCTATCAAACACGGGTTGAGCAAAGCCAAAGAGGGAGGCATCATTCGCATTATTTCGGACTACAGAGAATCTCATCATGAACTGATTGTGCAGAATACGGGAACTATTTCCGAAATTGCCGACACACAAGGGTTTGGTTTAAAAAGCACCCGCAGCCGTTTAAAATTGTTGTTTGGTGACAAAGCCCGTTTTACAATTGAAGACAAAGGAGACAACTGGGTAGAAGCAAAAATTATCATGCCCGTACAGGGAGTACTGGCTTAA